The Patescibacteria group bacterium sequence AACCAATATGAATAGCTCACCGATTGCCTCGTCTTTTCCTTTTGTTTCATCAGAGCTTACTTCAGATGAAGGTATTTTATATGGTATCAATAGACATAATAATAGTTTGATATTATTTGACCGTTTTAGTCTGCAAAATGCCAATATGGTAGTGTTTGCTACATCCGGAGCGGGAAAGAGTTATGCCATTAAACTAGAAGTTTTGAGGTCAATGATGCTTGGTACAGATGTGATTATTATTGATCCTGAAAATGAGTATCAGCATTTGGCAGAGGCAGTAGGCGGTGCTTATATTAATGTATCTCTTAACTCTGAGAGTAAATTAAATCCTTTTGATTTGCCGCTAGGTATTGGTGGCGAGAGTAAGCCGGAAGATATCTTAAGAAGCGCTGTCATTACCCTAAAAGGCTTGATCAGGCTTATGATTGGTGATGTTACAAATGTTGAAGATTCTCTTTTGGATAGAGCCTTGATTGAAACTTATGCTAAAAAAGATATTTCTCCAGCCAGTGATTTGTCCAAAATAGAGCCACCTCTCATGTCTGATTTGGAGGAAGTACTTTTGAGTATGGAGGGTGGCGAGGATATGGCCTTAAGAATCAAAAAATATACTGAAGGCACTTTTTCGGGCTTATTTAATAGTCCGACCAATGTCAAAGTAGACAACCAGCTGATAGTATTTTGTATTCGTGATTTGGAAGATGAGCTTAGACCAATAGCTATGTATACTATCATGACTTATATTTGGAATATTATCAGAAGCGAACTAAAACGTCGTATATTGGTAGTAGATGAAGCCTGGATTATGATGAGACATGAAGATAGTGCCAAATTTATGTACGCTTTGGTAAAACGTTGTAGAAAATATTATCTAGGAGTCACCACCATTACCCAGGACGTCAATGACTTTTTGACTAGTACCTATGGTAATGCGATTGTGACCAACTGTGCTCTCCAGCTTTTACTAAAGCAGACACCAGCGGCTGTCAATCTCATCCAAAAGACTTTTATGTTGACCGAAGGTGAAAAATACCTTTTGCTGGAATCAGGTCTGGGAGAGGGGATTTTCTTTGCCGGTTCAAAGCACGCGGCTATAAAGGTACAGGCATCCTATGCCGAACATCAGATTATTACTTCAGATCCAAGACAGCTACTAGAAATAGAAGAGGCCAAAAAGGAATTTGAAGAGCAAATGCTTTTGGAAGCTGAGGGTAAGCTCTAGTTTATTTGTAATTTAATTTACCCTGTTAAATAAATTCAATTGCTAGATTCATTATATAGCGGGGTATAAGTATAGAAATTCCAGGTAAAATTTTAAATAATATAATTAAT is a genomic window containing:
- a CDS encoding ATP-binding protein; amino-acid sequence: MVKLKQSEKEKLTKEKELLEAEKAFREGIVSVRDIIAPASFKISSNFLQLNDSLVRTMFVVTYPRYVSIGWFAPIINESLTLDISMFFYPMDIQMVLKQLKNKVGTMQAQIIADHEKGAPRDPISETALQDIEALRDGLSQGIEKFFQFALYVTVYAKDKEELDLATDRIENLLGMQLIYSKRALFQVEQGFNSTLPIGNDELAIATNMNSSPIASSFPFVSSELTSDEGILYGINRHNNSLILFDRFSLQNANMVVFATSGAGKSYAIKLEVLRSMMLGTDVIIIDPENEYQHLAEAVGGAYINVSLNSESKLNPFDLPLGIGGESKPEDILRSAVITLKGLIRLMIGDVTNVEDSLLDRALIETYAKKDISPASDLSKIEPPLMSDLEEVLLSMEGGEDMALRIKKYTEGTFSGLFNSPTNVKVDNQLIVFCIRDLEDELRPIAMYTIMTYIWNIIRSELKRRILVVDEAWIMMRHEDSAKFMYALVKRCRKYYLGVTTITQDVNDFLTSTYGNAIVTNCALQLLLKQTPAAVNLIQKTFMLTEGEKYLLLESGLGEGIFFAGSKHAAIKVQASYAEHQIITSDPRQLLEIEEAKKEFEEQMLLEAEGKL